The following are from one region of the Mangifera indica cultivar Alphonso chromosome 14, CATAS_Mindica_2.1, whole genome shotgun sequence genome:
- the LOC123196187 gene encoding mediator of RNA polymerase II transcription subunit 19a-like isoform X2, with translation MDPESKKFGLGDRELTGAVDLIRHFKLLPHHDFFCKRSLPLSISDSHYLHNVVGDTEIRKGEGMQLDQLIQSTSFSRDTNARIQPFDLDVLREAFQLRETSPVELPSTDKGTPTVAGKSKSDSKDKERKHKKHKERDKEKDREHKKHKHHHKDRSKDKDKDKKKDRSGHHDSGADPSKKLHEKKRKHDGDEDLNDAQRQKKT, from the exons ATGGATCCTGAAAGCAAGAAATTTGGATTAG GGGATAGGGAGCTGACTGGTGCTGTTGATCTTATACGTCACTTCAAGTTGTTGCCCCATCATGATTTTTTCTGCAAGCGATCACTTCCTTTATCAATTTCAGACAGTCATTATCTTCACAATGTAGTCGGGGACACAGAAATCAGGAAAGGAGAAGGAATGCAATTGGATCAACTTATTCAAAGTACATCATTTTCCAGAGATACTAACGCAAGGATACAGCCTTTTGACTTGGATGTCCTCAGAGAGGCCTTTCAACTGAGGGAAACTTCTCCTGTTGAGTTGCCTTCT ACAGATAAGGGGACTCCTACCGTTGCTGGGAAATCGAAAAGTGATTCCAAAGACAAGGAGAGGAAGCATAAAAAGCacaaagagagagataaggAGAAGGACAGAGAACATAAGAAGCACAAGCACCATCACAAAGATCGAAGTAAGGATAAAGACAAGGATAAGAAGAAGGATAGGAGTGGGCATCATGATTCTGGTGCCGATCCATCAAAGAAACTCCATGAGAAG AAAAGGAAGCATGATGGAGATGAAGATCTTAATGACGCTCAAAGGCAAAAGAAAA CATAA
- the LOC123196187 gene encoding mediator of RNA polymerase II transcription subunit 19a-like isoform X1, which produces MDPESKKFGLGDRELTGAVDLIRHFKLLPHHDFFCKRSLPLSISDSHYLHNVVGDTEIRKGEGMQLDQLIQSTSFSRDTNARIQPFDLDVLREAFQLRETSPVELPSTDKGTPTVAGKSKSDSKDKERKHKKHKERDKEKDREHKKHKHHHKDRSKDKDKDKKKDRSGHHDSGADPSKKLHEKKRKHDGDEDLNDAQRQKKSKHKSSKIDEMGAIKVAG; this is translated from the exons ATGGATCCTGAAAGCAAGAAATTTGGATTAG GGGATAGGGAGCTGACTGGTGCTGTTGATCTTATACGTCACTTCAAGTTGTTGCCCCATCATGATTTTTTCTGCAAGCGATCACTTCCTTTATCAATTTCAGACAGTCATTATCTTCACAATGTAGTCGGGGACACAGAAATCAGGAAAGGAGAAGGAATGCAATTGGATCAACTTATTCAAAGTACATCATTTTCCAGAGATACTAACGCAAGGATACAGCCTTTTGACTTGGATGTCCTCAGAGAGGCCTTTCAACTGAGGGAAACTTCTCCTGTTGAGTTGCCTTCT ACAGATAAGGGGACTCCTACCGTTGCTGGGAAATCGAAAAGTGATTCCAAAGACAAGGAGAGGAAGCATAAAAAGCacaaagagagagataaggAGAAGGACAGAGAACATAAGAAGCACAAGCACCATCACAAAGATCGAAGTAAGGATAAAGACAAGGATAAGAAGAAGGATAGGAGTGGGCATCATGATTCTGGTGCCGATCCATCAAAGAAACTCCATGAGAAG AAAAGGAAGCATGATGGAGATGAAGATCTTAATGACGCTCAAAGGCAAAAGAAAAGTAAG CATAAGAGCTCAAAGATTGATGAAATGGGTGCAATAAAGGTAGCAGGCTGA